The Aminithiophilus ramosus genome contains a region encoding:
- a CDS encoding sigma-54-dependent transcriptional regulator, which yields MTRLWIIEDEPSLAQGLGKAFEREGLAVTLIPDLAVLNRLLKGERPEIVLLDLRLPDGDGLTALPHLLKSNKEARVIVMTAFGDSALIVRAIKEGAYNYLDKPFPLEAARNMIRRAAEALDLSRRVSRLQGEGIPLVGTSPAMEKVRDFIAKVASFSDLNILIRGESGSGKEVVARLIHRNGARKGDFVALNCAAIPEALMEAELFGYRRGAYTGAAQDKTGLIEVARGGTLFLDEIGDMALPLQGKLLRFLDSRSFRPLGDTKETEVSLQVLCATCVDLESRIAQGTFRRDLFYRIALLPLELPPLRERGRDVLELLETFLAEFSARLGRPPLAPSAEVEELFLDYPWPGNVRELRNLVERLYILKESGDRAIRLADLPEEMLDALPPGSPFPSTAGNLKSRLDGYERNLLEEALAQCGSNRTRAAQLLGISRYALLRRMQRHGMD from the coding sequence ATGACGCGACTATGGATCATTGAAGACGAACCGAGCCTCGCCCAGGGACTGGGAAAGGCCTTCGAACGGGAGGGCCTGGCCGTCACCCTCATCCCCGACCTGGCAGTTCTCAACAGGCTACTCAAAGGGGAGAGGCCCGAAATCGTCCTTCTCGACCTGCGCCTTCCCGACGGCGACGGCCTGACGGCGCTGCCCCATCTGCTCAAAAGCAACAAAGAGGCGCGGGTCATCGTCATGACGGCCTTCGGCGATTCGGCCCTCATCGTCAGGGCCATCAAGGAGGGCGCCTACAACTACCTGGATAAGCCCTTTCCCCTCGAGGCGGCCAGGAACATGATCCGCCGCGCCGCCGAGGCCCTCGATCTCTCGCGGCGCGTCAGCCGCCTCCAGGGCGAGGGAATCCCCCTCGTCGGCACGTCGCCGGCGATGGAAAAGGTGCGCGACTTCATCGCCAAAGTGGCCTCCTTTTCCGATCTCAACATTCTCATCCGGGGAGAGAGCGGATCGGGCAAAGAGGTCGTCGCCCGCCTGATCCACCGCAACGGAGCCCGCAAGGGCGACTTCGTGGCCCTCAACTGCGCCGCCATTCCCGAGGCCCTCATGGAGGCCGAGCTTTTCGGCTACAGGCGAGGGGCCTACACGGGAGCCGCCCAGGACAAGACGGGCCTTATCGAGGTGGCCCGAGGCGGAACGCTTTTTCTCGACGAGATCGGCGACATGGCCCTGCCCCTTCAGGGCAAGCTGCTGCGCTTTCTCGATTCCCGCTCCTTCCGCCCCCTGGGCGACACGAAGGAGACGGAAGTCTCCCTTCAGGTCCTCTGCGCCACCTGCGTCGATCTCGAATCGCGCATCGCCCAGGGGACGTTCCGGCGCGATCTTTTCTATCGCATCGCCCTTCTCCCTCTCGAACTTCCTCCGCTGCGAGAGAGAGGACGGGACGTCCTGGAGCTGCTCGAGACCTTTCTGGCCGAATTCTCGGCCCGCCTGGGACGCCCGCCCCTCGCGCCCTCGGCGGAAGTGGAGGAACTCTTCCTCGACTATCCCTGGCCGGGCAACGTCCGGGAGTTGCGAAACCTCGTCGAAAGACTCTACATCCTCAAAGAAAGCGGAGACAGAGCCATCCGTCTCGCCGACCTGCCGGAGGAAATGCTCGACGCCCTTCCTCCGGGTTCCCCCTTCCCCTCGACGGCGGGAAATCTCAAAAGCCGCCTCGACGGCTACGAGCGCAACCTCCTCGAAGAGGCTCTGGCCCAGTGCGGCTCCAACCGAACCCGCGCCGCCCAGCTCCTGGGCATTTCCCGCTACGCCCTTCTGCGTCGGATGCAGCGCCATGGCATGGATTGA
- a CDS encoding RNA polymerase factor sigma-54, whose translation MAWIESGLNLQPRLETRLLPLPKILAGLELLTLPAERLEEDLRRRLADNPFCRILPPTRAAPLEASWEEHVEAPTTMDDHLRPQLWLCPSLATLGRTVTEGLLERLDSRGYLNVGLGELAAFLGQDEKEAGETLTALQDWIDPPGFFALDLVDCLSIQLRRRHREGSVAWRLLSEGRALLEKGTTGQVASALALSHSALSSALEELRRLDPHPGRAFAPCRPLVAEIAFKKGGRGLIVSLIEGNLPRLVADETMLPWRAEKSLSQAWRGFQETAKLLARRYRTKLRLALFLASRQEGYLSGPAFPAPLVLDEAASDLGLHSSTIHRAARSTWALSPRGTICLDHLFSRPLQARPDLSVAALRSHLARGLEEGKSYAAVARELGIPRRTAAWHGKRLMKKR comes from the coding sequence ATGGCATGGATTGAATCGGGGCTCAATCTCCAACCCCGTCTGGAGACGCGGCTGCTCCCCCTGCCCAAAATCCTGGCCGGGCTGGAACTCCTCACCCTCCCCGCCGAACGCCTCGAAGAGGATCTGCGTCGGCGCCTCGCCGACAACCCCTTCTGCCGCATCCTTCCGCCCACGCGAGCGGCGCCTCTCGAAGCGTCCTGGGAGGAGCATGTCGAGGCACCGACGACGATGGACGATCACCTCCGGCCCCAGCTCTGGCTCTGCCCCTCGCTCGCGACGCTGGGTCGGACCGTCACCGAGGGACTGCTCGAACGCCTCGACAGCCGGGGCTATCTCAACGTCGGCCTCGGCGAGCTGGCCGCCTTCCTGGGGCAAGACGAAAAAGAGGCGGGAGAGACCCTCACCGCCCTTCAGGACTGGATCGACCCGCCGGGATTCTTCGCCCTCGATCTCGTCGATTGCCTTTCGATCCAGCTCCGCCGCCGCCATCGGGAGGGAAGCGTCGCCTGGCGCCTTCTCTCCGAGGGACGGGCTCTGCTTGAAAAGGGAACCACGGGACAGGTCGCCTCGGCGCTGGCCCTCTCCCACAGCGCGCTGTCGTCGGCCCTGGAGGAGCTCCGTCGTCTCGACCCCCACCCGGGTCGGGCCTTCGCCCCTTGCCGCCCCCTCGTGGCCGAGATCGCCTTCAAAAAAGGAGGACGAGGCCTGATCGTCAGCCTCATCGAAGGAAACCTCCCCCGCCTCGTCGCCGACGAGACCATGCTCCCCTGGAGAGCCGAAAAAAGCCTCAGCCAGGCCTGGAGGGGCTTTCAGGAGACGGCGAAGCTGCTGGCGCGACGGTACCGGACCAAGCTGCGGCTGGCCCTCTTCCTGGCCTCGCGCCAGGAGGGATACCTCTCCGGCCCAGCCTTTCCGGCACCTCTCGTCCTCGACGAAGCCGCCTCGGACCTCGGGCTCCACTCCTCGACGATCCATAGGGCGGCCCGCTCCACATGGGCCCTCTCTCCACGGGGAACGATCTGCCTCGATCATCTCTTCTCGAGGCCTCTCCAGGCGAGGCCGGATCTCTCCGTGGCCGCACTGAGGAGCCACCTGGCAAGGGGACTGGAGGAGGGAAAAAGTTACGCCGCCGTCGCCAGAGAGCTGGGAATCCCACGGCGTACGGCGGCATGGCACGGCAAGAGGCTGATGAAAAAGCGTTGA
- the mtnC gene encoding acireductone synthase translates to MEGNRVVPTGCRAILMDLEGTLLPVTYVRESLFPYARERMASFVAQRGDREEVWPLLKEARRLLGNPRMAEPDLVQGLRRWIDEDRKYAPLKLIQTLIWEEGYFSGELRAPFYGDVRSCLQRWRESGLTLYIFSACAVRAQKLHLAFSSDGDLCALISGHFDVRFGSKKEPLSYAKIAQATGYHVGDFLFLSDDGEELEAASAAGFSVLLVARDGERGPGVIVDLC, encoded by the coding sequence ATGGAGGGTAACAGAGTGGTGCCGACAGGGTGTCGGGCGATCCTGATGGATCTTGAGGGGACGTTGCTTCCCGTTACCTACGTGCGAGAGTCGCTCTTTCCCTATGCCAGAGAGCGCATGGCCTCGTTCGTGGCCCAGAGGGGCGACCGGGAGGAGGTCTGGCCGCTGCTGAAAGAGGCCAGGCGGTTGCTGGGCAATCCCCGGATGGCCGAGCCTGATCTGGTTCAGGGGCTCCGTCGCTGGATCGACGAAGACCGCAAGTACGCGCCTCTCAAGTTGATCCAGACCCTGATCTGGGAGGAGGGGTATTTCAGCGGAGAGCTGAGGGCTCCCTTTTACGGCGATGTCAGGAGCTGTCTTCAGCGGTGGAGGGAGTCGGGGCTGACTCTCTATATCTTTTCGGCCTGCGCCGTGCGGGCTCAGAAGCTTCACTTGGCCTTCAGCTCCGACGGGGATCTGTGTGCCCTCATTTCGGGCCATTTCGACGTCCGCTTCGGCTCGAAGAAGGAACCTCTCTCGTACGCGAAGATCGCCCAGGCGACGGGCTATCACGTCGGTGACTTTCTCTTTCTTTCCGACGACGGAGAGGAGCTGGAGGCGGCCTCGGCCGCCGGTTTTTCCGTCCTTCTCGTCGCGCGTGACGGAGAGAGGGGACCGGGCGTTATCGTCGACCTCTGCTGA
- a CDS encoding NRAMP family divalent metal transporter — protein sequence MAENRKALTLEGTGLKESEDRSRKNTLSVLLGAAFLMATSAIGPGFLTQTAVFTEKLQAAFAFAILSSILIDVVVQLNIWRILAVSGMRAQDVANRVLPGLGYFLAFAVAIGGLVFNVGNIGGAAMGLNVLGGVPLPVGAAVSAVIAIFLFLRKEMGSAMDRFTQILGFVMIAMVGYMVFRTHPPVTLALKEAVLPSTIDWMIVLTLVGGTVGGYISFAGAHRIIDAGITGRDNLPSISKGAINAIGITGVMRFFLFLAILGVVLMGHKLDPANPPASAFQIGAGDMGYKIFGVILWAAGITSVVGASYTSISFLRTLFGSVSRQHRWWMVGFIVASTTLFTTLGKPVKLLIFAGSINGLILPLALVSVLLAAYRKDIVGDYRHPKWMTACGYLMAAFTLWMGVKSLGAISTLLK from the coding sequence GTGGCAGAGAACCGGAAGGCACTCACATTGGAAGGGACGGGACTGAAGGAATCGGAAGACAGAAGCAGGAAGAACACCCTCAGCGTGCTTCTGGGGGCGGCCTTCCTCATGGCCACGTCGGCCATCGGACCGGGCTTTCTCACCCAGACGGCCGTCTTCACGGAAAAACTTCAGGCCGCCTTCGCTTTCGCCATCCTGTCGTCGATCCTCATCGACGTCGTCGTCCAGCTCAACATATGGCGCATTCTGGCCGTATCGGGCATGCGGGCCCAGGATGTGGCCAACAGGGTTCTGCCCGGCCTGGGCTACTTCCTCGCCTTCGCCGTCGCCATCGGCGGACTCGTCTTCAACGTCGGCAACATCGGCGGAGCGGCCATGGGGCTGAACGTCCTCGGCGGCGTACCTCTGCCCGTGGGAGCCGCCGTCAGCGCCGTCATCGCCATCTTCCTCTTCCTCCGCAAGGAGATGGGGTCGGCCATGGACCGTTTCACCCAGATTCTGGGCTTCGTCATGATCGCCATGGTGGGCTACATGGTTTTCCGCACCCATCCTCCCGTCACCCTGGCACTCAAGGAAGCCGTCCTCCCCTCGACGATCGACTGGATGATCGTTCTCACCCTCGTCGGCGGGACGGTGGGCGGCTACATCTCTTTCGCCGGCGCCCATCGCATCATCGACGCCGGAATCACGGGCAGGGACAACCTTCCCTCCATCAGCAAAGGCGCCATCAATGCCATCGGCATCACAGGCGTCATGCGCTTTTTCCTCTTCCTCGCCATTCTGGGCGTCGTCCTCATGGGGCACAAGCTTGATCCGGCCAACCCGCCCGCCTCGGCCTTCCAGATCGGGGCCGGAGACATGGGCTACAAGATTTTCGGCGTCATCCTCTGGGCTGCAGGCATCACGTCCGTCGTCGGCGCCTCCTACACGTCCATATCCTTTCTCCGGACCCTTTTCGGCTCCGTATCGCGGCAGCACCGCTGGTGGATGGTGGGCTTCATCGTCGCCTCGACGACCCTTTTCACCACTCTGGGAAAACCGGTCAAACTTCTTATTTTTGCCGGTTCGATCAACGGTCTCATTCTCCCCCTGGCCCTCGTCTCCGTTCTCCTGGCCGCCTACAGGAAAGATATCGTCGGCGATTACCGCCACCCCAAGTGGATGACGGCCTGCGGCTATCTCATGGCGGCCTTCACCCTCTGGATGGGCGTCAAATCTCTCGGCGCCATCTCCACCCTTCTCAAGTAG
- the pxpB gene encoding 5-oxoprolinase subunit PxpB, whose protein sequence is MTREKAPRLLQAGDGCLVVEFGDAIDLAVNGRVQQLRRAIEKRPFVGLLETVPTYRSLALYFDPTRTETEGLFSRIEEMALSVEDGPDDAGQVMTVPVLYGGDEGPDLENVARHNGLSPEEVIARHSGRDYYCYMLGFTPGFSYLGGMDESIATPRLATPRTLIPAGSVGIAGRQTGIYPIDSPGGWQLIGRTPLRLFDPSGETPILIEAGIWVRFRSVDRREFLSLSADVAARRYRPQVGPRKGEGR, encoded by the coding sequence ATGACTCGAGAAAAGGCACCCAGACTGCTTCAGGCCGGAGACGGCTGTCTCGTCGTCGAGTTCGGCGACGCGATCGATCTGGCCGTCAACGGCCGGGTACAGCAGCTCCGCCGCGCCATCGAAAAGAGGCCCTTCGTCGGGCTTCTCGAAACGGTCCCCACCTACCGCTCTCTGGCCCTTTATTTCGACCCGACGAGGACCGAGACGGAAGGGCTCTTCTCCCGCATCGAGGAAATGGCCCTTTCCGTAGAGGACGGGCCTGACGACGCGGGACAGGTCATGACCGTTCCCGTCCTCTACGGAGGCGACGAAGGCCCCGACCTGGAGAACGTGGCCCGTCACAACGGACTGAGCCCAGAAGAGGTGATCGCTCGTCATTCCGGACGGGATTATTACTGCTACATGCTGGGTTTCACGCCGGGCTTCTCCTACCTCGGCGGCATGGACGAGTCGATAGCCACTCCCCGCCTGGCGACGCCGAGGACGCTCATCCCGGCCGGGAGCGTGGGCATCGCCGGCAGGCAGACGGGGATCTACCCTATCGACAGTCCCGGAGGCTGGCAGCTCATCGGCCGCACGCCGCTGCGCCTCTTCGACCCTTCGGGAGAGACGCCCATCCTCATCGAGGCCGGCATCTGGGTCCGCTTCCGCTCCGTAGACCGTCGGGAATTTCTCTCTCTCTCCGCCGACGTGGCCGCACGCCGCTACCGTCCGCAGGTCGGACCTCGGAAGGGGGAGGGGAGATGA
- a CDS encoding 5-oxoprolinase subunit C family protein: protein MRIIVENGGLLSTVQDLGRWGYQGKGMPVAGAMDRQSLRMGNILAGNDEGAAALEITVLGPKAIVEGQGLVAVTGADLGFSVNGATAPTWEALPVSSGDVLAFSGPKGKGCRAYLCLSGGIDVPPVMGSRSTYLRAGLGGFEGRALKKGDSLQTGEALLVEAGSGFSCPETLRPSRNGEAPLGVLLGPQEKAFSAAGIETFLGSAYVISNEADRMGYRFEGPEIEHASEADIISDAIPLGSIQVPGGGRPICMLADGQTTGGYTKIAVLVSTDIGALAQRLPGQTVRFVSLSFDEAIALVREERKKVDALLDLRSAYRSRPRKALTGGRATWRLTVEGRTYDVTWENLDG from the coding sequence ATGAGGATCATCGTCGAAAACGGCGGTCTTCTTTCGACCGTCCAGGATCTGGGACGCTGGGGCTATCAGGGCAAGGGCATGCCCGTGGCAGGGGCCATGGACCGCCAAAGTCTCCGTATGGGTAACATCCTCGCCGGCAACGACGAGGGAGCGGCGGCACTGGAAATCACCGTTCTCGGCCCCAAGGCGATCGTCGAAGGGCAGGGCCTCGTCGCCGTAACGGGAGCCGACTTGGGTTTTTCCGTCAACGGCGCTACCGCCCCCACCTGGGAGGCCCTCCCCGTCTCCTCCGGAGATGTTCTGGCCTTCTCCGGACCGAAAGGCAAGGGCTGCAGGGCCTATCTCTGCCTCTCGGGAGGGATCGACGTTCCTCCCGTCATGGGGAGCCGCTCCACCTACCTCCGAGCCGGTCTGGGGGGTTTCGAGGGACGGGCTCTCAAGAAAGGAGACAGCCTCCAGACGGGAGAGGCCCTCCTCGTCGAGGCAGGCTCCGGTTTCTCCTGCCCCGAAACGCTTCGCCCCTCAAGAAACGGGGAGGCTCCTCTCGGCGTTCTTCTCGGACCTCAGGAAAAGGCCTTCTCCGCCGCAGGAATCGAGACCTTCCTCGGGTCGGCCTACGTCATCTCCAACGAGGCCGATCGCATGGGCTACCGTTTCGAAGGTCCCGAGATCGAACACGCTTCGGAGGCCGACATCATCTCCGACGCCATCCCTTTGGGCTCCATTCAGGTTCCCGGAGGGGGACGGCCCATCTGCATGCTCGCCGACGGCCAGACGACAGGAGGCTACACAAAAATAGCCGTCCTCGTCTCGACGGACATCGGCGCTCTGGCCCAGAGACTGCCGGGCCAGACGGTACGTTTCGTCTCTCTTTCCTTCGACGAGGCCATCGCCCTCGTCAGGGAAGAGAGAAAAAAGGTGGACGCTCTCCTCGACCTCCGCTCCGCCTACCGGTCGCGGCCTCGAAAGGCCTTGACAGGCGGAAGAGCGACCTGGCGTCTCACCGTCGAAGGCAGGACCTACGATGTGACCTGGGAAAACCTCGACGGATAG
- a CDS encoding LamB/YcsF family protein, protein MPLIDLNSDLGESFGAWSMGNDAEVLRHVSSANVACGFHAGDPQVMLATVEAAKTRGVAVGAHPGHPDLVGFGRRTLAVSPDEAYAFTLYQIGAMKAFCHAAGMALQHVKPHGALYNQAAKDPELARAIARAVADAGDLILMGLARSCFESAAAEAAVPFAAEAFADRAYRADGTLVPRKERGAVIHDVPVAVQRVVRMATEGIVEAIDGTLIAFRPHSICLHGDNAEAVEMARAVREGLERAGVAIRPLKEVLR, encoded by the coding sequence ATGCCTCTCATCGACCTCAACAGCGATCTCGGCGAAAGTTTCGGCGCCTGGTCCATGGGCAACGACGCCGAGGTGCTCCGTCACGTCTCCTCGGCCAACGTCGCCTGCGGCTTCCACGCCGGCGATCCCCAGGTGATGCTCGCCACCGTCGAGGCGGCCAAGACCCGCGGCGTGGCCGTCGGGGCCCATCCGGGCCATCCCGACCTGGTCGGCTTCGGCCGCCGGACCCTGGCCGTCTCTCCCGACGAGGCCTACGCCTTCACGCTCTACCAGATCGGCGCCATGAAGGCCTTCTGCCACGCAGCGGGAATGGCCCTGCAGCATGTCAAACCCCACGGCGCTCTCTACAACCAGGCCGCCAAAGATCCGGAACTGGCCCGGGCCATCGCCCGAGCCGTCGCCGACGCAGGCGATCTGATCCTCATGGGCCTGGCCCGCTCCTGCTTCGAATCGGCCGCCGCCGAGGCCGCCGTCCCCTTCGCCGCCGAGGCCTTTGCCGACAGAGCCTACAGGGCCGACGGAACACTCGTCCCCCGCAAGGAACGGGGCGCCGTCATCCACGACGTCCCTGTCGCCGTGCAACGCGTCGTCCGCATGGCCACAGAGGGCATCGTCGAGGCCATCGACGGCACCCTCATCGCTTTCCGCCCCCATTCGATCTGCCTCCACGGGGACAACGCCGAGGCCGTCGAAATGGCCCGCGCCGTCCGAGAGGGACTCGAAAGAGCCGGAGTGGCCATTCGCCCTCTGAAGGAGGTCCTCCGATGA
- a CDS encoding putative hydro-lyase: protein MKAADFASASPSAIRAMIGRGEWTGPTPGMAKGHVQANLVILPRDWAYDFLVFAQRNPKPCPILDITEPGDSEPSIVAPGADLRIDLPRYRIWRDGELVEEPTEITSHWRDDLVGFLLGCSFSFEGALLEASVPVRHIECGCNVPMYRTDIACRPAGRLSGPMVVSMRPIPASLVTRAVLATGRFPAVHGAPVHIGDPALIGIEDIARPDFGDAVPINEGDVPVFWACGVTPQAALMASRPPFAITHAPGHMFICDPKDSDYAVF, encoded by the coding sequence ATGAAAGCCGCAGACTTCGCGTCGGCATCGCCGTCGGCGATCCGTGCCATGATCGGCCGAGGCGAGTGGACAGGTCCCACTCCGGGCATGGCCAAGGGACACGTTCAGGCCAACCTCGTCATCCTGCCCAGGGACTGGGCCTATGACTTCCTCGTCTTCGCCCAGCGGAACCCCAAGCCCTGTCCCATCCTGGACATCACCGAACCTGGCGACAGCGAGCCCTCTATCGTCGCCCCCGGAGCGGACCTGAGAATCGATCTCCCCCGCTACCGGATCTGGCGCGACGGAGAGCTCGTCGAGGAGCCCACGGAAATCACCTCCCACTGGCGAGACGACCTCGTGGGCTTCCTTCTGGGCTGTTCTTTCAGCTTCGAGGGGGCCCTTCTCGAGGCCTCCGTCCCCGTGCGCCACATCGAATGCGGCTGCAACGTCCCCATGTACAGGACCGACATCGCCTGCCGCCCGGCGGGACGTCTCTCAGGTCCCATGGTCGTCAGCATGCGCCCCATCCCGGCTTCTCTCGTGACGAGGGCCGTTCTGGCCACGGGACGCTTTCCCGCCGTCCACGGCGCTCCCGTCCACATCGGCGACCCCGCGCTCATCGGCATCGAGGACATCGCCCGTCCCGACTTCGGCGACGCCGTCCCCATCAACGAGGGAGACGTGCCCGTCTTCTGGGCCTGCGGCGTCACGCCTCAGGCGGCCCTCATGGCCAGCAGGCCGCCCTTCGCCATCACCCATGCGCCGGGCCACATGTTCATCTGCGACCCGAAAGACAGCGACTACGCCGTCTTTTAG
- a CDS encoding DUF523 domain-containing protein: MILVSACLAGLSCRYDGTACAVEWVCDLVASGRALPFCPEQLGGMATPREPAELRLLPRSTELAVFSRSGSDLTSVYRRGAEEGLKLARLAGASVAILKEKSPSCGVRRVYSGLFDGELRPGEGLTARLFREASMTLFSDEEEALWRAFFSSF, encoded by the coding sequence TTGATCCTCGTAAGCGCCTGCCTGGCCGGCCTTTCCTGTCGTTATGACGGGACGGCCTGCGCCGTTGAATGGGTCTGTGATCTCGTCGCCTCGGGTCGCGCCTTGCCCTTCTGCCCCGAGCAGCTCGGGGGGATGGCCACGCCCAGAGAGCCCGCCGAATTGCGTCTTCTTCCCCGATCGACGGAGCTGGCCGTCTTTTCCCGGAGCGGCTCCGATCTGACCTCAGTCTACCGGAGAGGGGCCGAGGAGGGCCTCAAGTTGGCTCGCCTTGCAGGGGCCTCCGTCGCCATCCTCAAGGAAAAAAGCCCCTCCTGCGGTGTCCGGCGCGTCTACAGCGGCCTTTTCGACGGCGAACTCCGTCCCGGAGAGGGGCTCACGGCGAGGCTTTTCCGTGAGGCTTCGATGACGCTCTTCTCCGACGAGGAAGAGGCGCTCTGGCGCGCCTTCTTCTCTTCTTTCTGA